In a single window of the Leopardus geoffroyi isolate Oge1 chromosome D2, O.geoffroyi_Oge1_pat1.0, whole genome shotgun sequence genome:
- the COMTD1 gene encoding catechol O-methyltransferase domain-containing protein 1: MIQPAPRLSVPAALVLGSAALGAAFATGLFLGRRCHPERSRREKRLLPPEDSPLWQYLLSRSMREHPVLRSLRLLTLEQPQGDSMMTCEQAQLLANLARLIKAKKALDLGTFTGYSALALALALPPAGRVITCEVNPEPPELGRPLWRQAEEEHKIDLRLKPALETLDELLAAGEAGTFDVAVVDADKENCAAYYERCLQLLRPGGVLAVLSVLWRGEVLQPQPRDTEAQCVRNLNERILRDARVHISLLPLGDGLTLAFKI; encoded by the exons ATGATCCAGCCCGCACCCCGGCTCTCTGTGCCCGCCGCGTTGGTCCTGGGCTCGGCCGCGCTGGGCGCCGCCTTCGCCACCGGCCTCTTCCTGG GGAGACGGTGCCATCCAGAGCGATCCCGGCGAGAGAAGCGCCTGCTGCCCCCTGAAGACAGCCCCCTCTGGCAGTATCTGCTGAGCCGCTCCATGCGGGAGCATCCGGTGCTGCGGAGCCTACGGCTG CTGACCCTGGAGCAGCCGCAGGGAGATTCCATGATGACCTGTGAGCAGGCCCAGCTTCTGGCCAACCTGGCACGACTCATCAAGGCGAAGAAGGCGCTGGACCTGG GCACTTTCACAGGCTACTCAGCCCTAGCGTTGGCCTTGGCGCTGCCCCCGGCCGGGCGCGTAATAACCTGCGAGGTGAACCCAGAGCCTCCGGAGCTGGGGCGGCCCCTGTGGAGGCAG GCTGAGGAGGAACACAAGATCGACCTTCGGTTGAAGCCCGCCCTGGAGACCCTGG ACGAGCTCCTGGCCGCGGGCGAAGCTGGCACCTTCGACGTGGCCGTGGTGGATGCGGACAAGGAGAACTGCGCCGCCTACTATGAGCGGTGCCTGCAGCTGCTGCGCCCTGGAGGAGTCCTCGCCGTCCTCAGT GTCCTGTGGCGCGGAGAGGTGTTACAGCCTCAACCGCGGGACACCGAGGCCCAGTGCGTGCGGAACCTGAACGAGCGCATCCTGCGGGACGCCAGGGTCCACATCAGCCTTCTGCCTCTGGGCGACGGCCTCACCTTAGCCTTCAAGATCTAG